A window from Streptomyces sp. NBC_00335 encodes these proteins:
- a CDS encoding C40 family peptidase, translating into MRKRRRGSIALTLLCAMALLSAPGALAGTAFAAPEPQQGKSLEQVRKEIEGLYREAGAATDAFNLAESETKTQSDKIVEIANLVLAGQDRITVLKGRAGAAARAQYRSGGLPPGARLALSDDPSQFLDGTDRLRQGEKATSDLLSELNRTQSDLQQYARDASAHWETLEANRVKQELAKKQVEDKIKAAEDLESKLEAEQKARLLELEAEAQRKAQTDWLSTGALNGSKGAAATDAGKRAVQFAAAQIGKPYVWGAEGPGSFDCSGLTSQAWLAAGKRIPRTSQEQLRLPKVAVKDMRPGDLIIYFDDASHVGMYVGDGAMVHAPRPGRNVTMAGAGSMPIKAVVRPDA; encoded by the coding sequence ATGAGGAAACGACGACGGGGTTCGATCGCCCTCACTCTGCTGTGCGCGATGGCGCTGCTGTCCGCGCCCGGCGCGCTGGCCGGTACCGCGTTCGCGGCGCCGGAGCCCCAGCAGGGCAAGTCCCTGGAGCAGGTCCGCAAGGAAATAGAGGGTCTCTACCGCGAGGCCGGCGCCGCCACCGACGCCTTCAACCTCGCGGAGAGCGAGACCAAGACGCAGTCCGACAAGATCGTGGAGATCGCCAACCTGGTCCTCGCGGGCCAGGACCGCATCACCGTCCTGAAGGGCCGCGCGGGCGCCGCCGCCCGCGCCCAGTACCGCTCGGGCGGGCTGCCGCCGGGCGCGCGACTGGCCCTGAGCGACGACCCGTCACAGTTCCTGGACGGCACCGACCGGCTGCGCCAGGGCGAGAAGGCCACCTCGGACCTGCTCTCCGAACTGAACCGCACCCAGAGCGACTTGCAGCAGTACGCGAGGGACGCCAGCGCGCACTGGGAGACCCTGGAGGCCAACCGGGTCAAGCAGGAACTCGCGAAGAAGCAGGTCGAGGACAAGATCAAGGCGGCCGAGGACCTCGAAAGCAAGCTGGAGGCCGAGCAGAAGGCCCGGCTGCTGGAGCTGGAAGCGGAAGCGCAGCGCAAGGCGCAGACCGACTGGCTGTCCACGGGCGCGCTGAACGGCTCCAAGGGGGCCGCGGCCACCGACGCGGGCAAGCGGGCCGTGCAGTTCGCGGCCGCCCAGATAGGAAAGCCGTACGTGTGGGGCGCCGAGGGACCCGGTTCGTTCGACTGCTCCGGGCTGACCTCACAGGCCTGGCTCGCGGCGGGCAAGAGGATCCCGCGCACCTCGCAGGAGCAGCTGCGGCTGCCGAAGGTCGCGGTCAAGGACATGCGGCCGGGCGACCTGATCATCTACTTCGACGACGCGAGCCACGTCGGGATGTACGTCGGGGACGGCGCGATGGTCCACGCCCCCCGCCCGGGCCGCAACGTCACCATGGCGGGCGCGGGCTCCATGCCGATCAAGGCCGTGGTCAGGCCGGACGCGTAG